The region CCCGAACCGCTCCCGCGCCTGCTCCGGGCGCAGGTAGTCGTCGTGCTCGGGGACGAGGACGACCACGGGCTTGCCGGTGGCGGCCCAGTTCTCCAGGTCCGCCTCGGTGGCCCGGTGCAGCGGCGGGGAGAGCAGCAGCGCGCCCGCGACCTGCGGGTCGGCGCCCCACTTCAGGGCCAGCTCGGTGCCGAACGACCAGCCCAGCAGCCACGGGTTCGGCAGCCCCTCGAACTCGGTGAACTCGATGGCGGCCAGCACGTCGTGCCGCTCGGTCTCGCCCTCCCCGAACTCGCCCTGGCTGGTGCCGTGGCGGGAGGTGGTGCCGCGCGTGTTGAAGCGCAGCACCGCGACGTTCGCCAGCGCGGGCAGCCGGAACGACGCCTTGCGCAGGACGTGGCTGTCCATCATTCCCTCGGCGGTGGGCAGCGGGTGCAGGCACACCAGGGTCGCGACCGGGTCGCCGCCCTCGGGCAGGGCCAGCTCGCCGACCAGCTCCAGGCCGTCGGCGGTGTGCAGGGTGATGGGGCGGCGCACGGCGGGCAGCACCGTGGTGGCTCGGATCTCCATGGCTCCTCTGTCCGGGTTCTCGGCGGGGCGGGGCTCAGTAGCGGGGGGCGCGGGGGGCCCGCTGGGAGCGCCGCTCCCAGCAGGAGGAGTGCCAGTGCCGCCGGTCCTCGCCGTCGCCGTAGGGGCGCCAGGCGACGACGTGCGGCATGCCGGCGGGGATCTCCTGGGCGCAGCCGGGGCAGCGGTAGGCCTTCACCGCGGCGGACCCGGGGATGCGGCGCGTCACCCACTCGCCGTCGGGGCCGGTCTCCCGGCGCTGGCCGCCGGTGATCCGCAGCATGAGGGCGTCCTCGTCCGGGGGGCCGCCGGGGGCGCGGCCGCCGCGCGAGGACTGACGGCGGGAGGAGTTGCGACGCGGGCTCACCCATCCAGGGTAGGAGAGGAAGGACAGTGGCCGCCGCCACAGGGGTGCTGCGGCGACGGCCACCGGGGTCCTCGGGGGTGTCAGGCGTGGCAGGCGCAGCCGCCGTGGCCCTCCTCCTCCGGGGTGTCGGGCAGCTGGTCCATGAGCAGCGACGCGGGCACGGCGATGGTGGTCAGCCCGTACTCGCCCATGGCGACCAGGGTGGTGACCACGGCCTCGGCGCCGCGCTCGGCGAGCAGCTCGGTCGGGCCCTTGGGGTAGCCGCAGCCGAAGCGCATCGCGGTGTCGACGTCCTCGGCGGTGGCGTAGCCGTCGCCGATCATCCGCAGGGCGTCGTCGATCTGCGGGGCGATGAGCAGCTCGCCCAGGTCGAGGGTCTCCTCCTCGCGGATCATCTCGGCGTAGCGGCCGGTGGGCAGCGGCTCGGGGGCCTCGTCGCGGCCCGCGTAGAAGCCCCGGCCGGCCTTGCGGCCGTAGTGGCCGGCGGCGACCATGCGGCGCAGCAGCGGGGCGGCGGCGTAGCGGGGGTCGCGGTACTCGTCCCACAGCACGTCCATGACGGCCAGGCAGACGTCGATGCCGACCAGGTCGGCCAGGGCCAGCGGGCCCATGGGCAGCCCGGCGGCCTTCTTGACCGACTCGTCGATCTCCTCGCGGGTGGCGACCTTGCGCTCGTAGAGGCGGACCGCGTCGTTGATGTAGGGCACCAGCAGCGCGTTGGCGACGAACCCGGCGCGGTCCCCGACCGTGATGGGGGTCTTGCCGATGCGCTTGGCGACCTCGGTGACGACGTCGACGGTCTCGGCGGAGGTGGCGACCGTGGTGATGACCTCGGCCAGCTTCATGACGGGGGCCGGGTTGAAGAAGTGCAGCCCGACGACCTTCTCCGGGCGCCCGGTCAGGGCCGCGATCTCCGTGACCGACAGCGAGGAGGTGTTGGTCGCCAGGATCGTCTCGCTCCTGCAGATCCGGTCCAGGTCGCCGAAGACGTCGCGCTTGAGGTCCATCCGCTCGGGGACGGCCTCCACGACCAGGTCCGCGTCCGCCAGGTCCTCGCGGGACGTGGTGAACGTCAGCCGCTGCTCGATCGCGGAGCGCTCCTCCTCGGTGAGCTTGCCCTTGGCGACGGCGCGCCCGAGGGACCTGTCCAGGTGGCCGCGGCCGCGGTCGAGGGCGGCCTGGTCGATCTCGACCCCGATGACGTTGAAACCGGCCCGGGCGAACACCTCGGCGATGCCCGCGCCCATCGTGCCGAGTCCGACGACACCGACCTTCTTGAATTCCTGCACCATGAGGCCAAGCCTAGACGGCTCGCGGACCCCGGCGGCCCCCGGGACCCCCCTGCCCGTACTCGCGGGTAACACGAGTGGCGCGATGTCGGGAAATGCCCGGCGGGGCCGCCGCCCTCTCCTCGGCGGCGACCCTTCCCATCCCTCCCGGCCGGGCCGGGGCCCCGCGCGGCCCGTCCTGGCGGGCCGTCCCCCGGCCCGCACCGCGCGCTCTCTGGAGAGGTTAGGCTCCCGGCCCCGCCGCGGTCACGGGGCGTGAGGGCCACAAAGTCCTTGCCCGGGCGGTGCCCCCACCTGTCCCGGCGGGTCGTCCCCCGTTCCGGCGTTCGCGCACCGGGCACGCCGCGGAGGCGGTAACGTGACGTTTCGTGCGTCTCGTCATCGCCCGGTGCAGCGTCGACTACGTCGGCCGGCTCACCGCCCACCTGCCCATGGCCCCGCGGCTCGTCCTCATCAAGGCCGACGGGAGCGTGTCCATCCATGCCGACGACCGGGCCTTCAAACCCCTCAACTGGATGAACCCCCCGTGCAAGCTGCGCGAGGAGACCGTCGAGGACGGCCCCGACGTCTGGACCGTCACCCACGGCAAGTCCGGGGAGAAGCTGGTCCTGACCGTGGAGGAGGTCCTGCACGACTCCTCCCACGAGCTCGGCAAGGACCCCGGCCTCCAGAAGGACGGTGTGGAGGCCCACCTCCAGGAGCTGCTGGCCGAGCACATCACCACCC is a window of Nocardiopsis changdeensis DNA encoding:
- a CDS encoding alpha/beta hydrolase yields the protein MEIRATTVLPAVRRPITLHTADGLELVGELALPEGGDPVATLVCLHPLPTAEGMMDSHVLRKASFRLPALANVAVLRFNTRGTTSRHGTSQGEFGEGETERHDVLAAIEFTEFEGLPNPWLLGWSFGTELALKWGADPQVAGALLLSPPLHRATEADLENWAATGKPVVVLVPEHDDYLRPEQARERFGPLTQAEVIGVDGAKHLWVGEPYVRRVLDEIVLRVNPAAYPLPTEWDGPYEKDVQTPR
- a CDS encoding ATP/GTP-binding protein encodes the protein MSPRRNSSRRQSSRGGRAPGGPPDEDALMLRITGGQRRETGPDGEWVTRRIPGSAAVKAYRCPGCAQEIPAGMPHVVAWRPYGDGEDRRHWHSSCWERRSQRAPRAPRY
- a CDS encoding 3-hydroxyacyl-CoA dehydrogenase; the encoded protein is MVQEFKKVGVVGLGTMGAGIAEVFARAGFNVIGVEIDQAALDRGRGHLDRSLGRAVAKGKLTEEERSAIEQRLTFTTSREDLADADLVVEAVPERMDLKRDVFGDLDRICRSETILATNTSSLSVTEIAALTGRPEKVVGLHFFNPAPVMKLAEVITTVATSAETVDVVTEVAKRIGKTPITVGDRAGFVANALLVPYINDAVRLYERKVATREEIDESVKKAAGLPMGPLALADLVGIDVCLAVMDVLWDEYRDPRYAAAPLLRRMVAAGHYGRKAGRGFYAGRDEAPEPLPTGRYAEMIREEETLDLGELLIAPQIDDALRMIGDGYATAEDVDTAMRFGCGYPKGPTELLAERGAEAVVTTLVAMGEYGLTTIAVPASLLMDQLPDTPEEEGHGGCACHA
- the nucS gene encoding endonuclease NucS, producing the protein MRLVIARCSVDYVGRLTAHLPMAPRLVLIKADGSVSIHADDRAFKPLNWMNPPCKLREETVEDGPDVWTVTHGKSGEKLVLTVEEVLHDSSHELGKDPGLQKDGVEAHLQELLAEHITTLGEGYTLIRREYPTAIGPVDILCRDGENHTVAVELKRRGDIDGVEQLTRYLELLNRDPVLAPVKGVFAAQEIKPQARVLAEDRGIACVVLDYDELRGIEPDVLRLF